A stretch of Rhododendron vialii isolate Sample 1 chromosome 4a, ASM3025357v1 DNA encodes these proteins:
- the LOC131322346 gene encoding 3'-5' exonuclease-like, translating to MTISIQSFHLTYHSYQLYDVNFFDDTVKTLVTDTPCIVDTWISDIERLHHHRLNNLIVGLDIEWRPNFNNNYNSTNPAALLQLCVGRNCLIFQLIFAPHMPQSLVNFLADEDYTFVGVGIEKDVDKLREDHGLEVRNTVDLGWLAARELRNRQLHNAGLVTLAREVLGKQFVKPRNVTLSDWNDDWLSEDQIQYACVDAFVSFEIGRSLDAASV from the coding sequence ATGACAATCAGCATTCAGTCCTTCCATCTGACATACCACTCCTACCAACTCTACGACGTCAACTTCTTCGACGACACCGTCAAAACCCTAGTCACCGACACCCCCTGCATCGTCGACACCTGGATCTCCGACATCGAacgcctccaccaccaccgcctcaACAACCTCATCGTCGGCCTCGACATCGAGTGGCGCCCCAACTTCAACAACAACTACAACTCCACCAACCCCGCCGCGCTTCTCCAGCTCTGCGTCGGCCGCAACTGCCTCATCTTCCAGCTCATCTTCGCCCCCCACATGCCCCAGTCCCTCGTGAACTTCCTCGCCGACGAAGATTACACCTTTGTCGGCGTTGGAATCGAAAAAGACGTTGATAAGTTGAGGGAGGATCATGGGCTGGAAGTGAGGAACACGGTGGACCTGGGGTGGTTGGCCGCGAGGGAGTTGCGCAACAGGCAGCTTCACAACGCGGGGTTGGTGACATTGGCGAGGGAGGTTCTGGGGAAGCAGTTTGTGAAGCCTAGGAACGTCACGCTGAGTGATTGGAACGATGATTGGCTCAGTGAGGATCAGATTCAGTACGCTTGTGTTGATGCTTTTGTTTCGTTCGAGATCGGAAGGAGTTTGGATGCTGCTAGTGTTTAG
- the LOC131323258 gene encoding squamosa promoter-binding-like protein 3, producing the protein MEVGGGGGNYRGELKQKALIDTVMKKEAAAVGDDAESDDDLAYKASEDDEKKIGGGGSGGGSGGNGKKSSSCSSGGGGSMRICQAERCTADLSDAAKVKQYHRRHKVCEHHSKAPVVVVAGIRQRFCQQCSRFHELSEFDDTKRSCRRRLAGHNERRRKNMADPTGESSSRRGTAGGTQLMEIACGGQVDFRGRIQVSIGQENGNGSYKQHFPYQIK; encoded by the exons ATGgaagttggtggtggtggtggtaattatAGAGGGGAATTGAAACAGAAGGCCTTGATAGACACGGTCATGAAGAAGGAGGCCGCAGCAGTGGGTGATGACGCGGAAAGCGACGATGACTTAGCTTATAAGGCCTCCGAGGATGATGAGAAGAAGATAGGCGGCGGTGGCAGtggaggtggtagtggtggAAATGGAAAGAAGAGTTCTAGTTGCAGTAGCGGAGGAGGGGGTTCGATGAGGATTTGCCAGGCAGAGAGGTGCACGGCGGACCTGAGTGATGCTGCTAAGGTAAAGCAGTACCACAGGCGGCATAAGGTTTGCGAGCACCACTCCAAGGCCCCGGTTGTGGTGGTTGCCGGAATCCGCCAGAGGTTTTGCCAACAATGTAGCAG ATTCCATGAGCTATCGGAATTCGATGATACCAAAAGAAGCTGCCGCCGGCGGTTGGCCGGGCACAACGAACGCCGTAGGAAGAACATGGCCGACCCGACCGGAGAAAGCTCGAGCCGGAGAGGGACGGCTGGCGGTACTCAACTGATGGAAATTGCGTGTGGTGGGCAGGTAGATTTCAGGGGAAGGATCCAGGTTTCCATAGGCCAAGAAAATGGCAATGGCAGCTACAAGCAGCATTTTCCATATCagataaaataa